One segment of Radiobacillus kanasensis DNA contains the following:
- a CDS encoding sensor histidine kinase translates to MKRIRFKTLQKRLFTYYSLFFVTLLVIIATIVFYFYNNVTRTNIIENQIQLNHAIVNSLNQELNTINNFSMNLVFSNMVREHFKEELSKVPNSNINYKEDYSEVTTLIDVILAIISSSQPAKQANIYDFNGKMLGAGEFNGQILTDLKQKPWFDKTMELHGNKYLSLMESNQIPTMTSNEGNTYLALTRVFKNQNYVNQGIVEILQDADRFFSYLNEIKTQNENLEIYVLNSTNQLFYPYKQTSKQQAIVYNNHINKNQLQEDHTYDVKGPSETTKLLSYSTTDNMDWRVIVLQDKSKLFAFLNQLTIVFVLLLISTLFVILGISYLVSKRVTSPLENLRVAIQDLDPLDLSNSNRKKSELTNSSIEEIDALHSTFQKMSEKLSESIEELVVAREQEMDAKFLALQSQMNPHFLYNNLANINVMAEEGMNDKIIRLSENMSFMLRYISQMNRKGVKLKEEIDYTVRYLECMDIRYEENLSYSIHIPEGMKEVSVPMLLVQPLVENSIKHGLNIDPPWHISIEGKCDSDIWRVTVTDNGPGFEPSVIKQLQELCNKLDEKVDIPDLHIDGMGIKNIIIRLKLMYGEDAYINIENHNCRGASITIGGKYKE, encoded by the coding sequence TTGAAGAGGATTCGTTTCAAAACCCTTCAAAAGAGACTATTTACTTATTACTCCTTGTTTTTCGTAACCTTATTGGTAATCATTGCAACCATTGTTTTTTACTTCTACAACAATGTAACGAGAACCAATATCATTGAAAACCAGATACAATTGAATCACGCCATTGTAAATTCACTCAATCAGGAATTGAATACCATTAACAACTTTTCTATGAATCTTGTGTTCTCCAATATGGTACGAGAACACTTTAAAGAAGAATTATCAAAAGTTCCGAATTCCAACATAAACTATAAGGAGGATTATTCGGAAGTAACCACACTAATTGATGTCATTCTAGCCATCATTAGCAGTTCACAACCCGCCAAACAAGCGAACATCTATGATTTCAATGGGAAAATGTTAGGTGCCGGTGAATTCAATGGACAAATCTTGACTGACTTGAAGCAGAAGCCATGGTTCGATAAGACGATGGAACTTCATGGGAATAAATATCTTAGCCTAATGGAAAGTAATCAGATACCAACTATGACAAGTAACGAGGGCAATACATATCTAGCCTTAACTCGAGTGTTTAAAAACCAAAATTATGTGAATCAAGGAATTGTTGAAATACTACAGGATGCAGATCGATTCTTTAGCTATCTAAATGAAATAAAAACTCAAAACGAAAATCTAGAAATCTATGTACTAAATTCTACCAACCAACTCTTTTACCCCTACAAACAAACTTCCAAACAACAAGCTATCGTTTATAACAACCATATTAATAAGAACCAATTACAAGAAGATCATACATACGATGTCAAAGGACCATCCGAGACAACAAAATTATTGTCCTATTCAACGACAGATAATATGGATTGGCGAGTCATCGTCTTGCAAGATAAAAGCAAACTATTCGCTTTTCTAAATCAATTAACAATTGTCTTTGTTCTTCTATTAATTAGTACTCTCTTCGTTATTCTAGGAATTTCTTATCTAGTATCGAAGCGAGTCACAAGCCCGTTAGAGAACCTAAGGGTTGCCATTCAAGATTTAGATCCTCTAGACCTTTCAAATAGTAATCGGAAGAAATCAGAACTCACTAATAGTTCCATTGAAGAAATTGATGCACTTCACTCCACATTTCAAAAAATGAGTGAAAAGCTAAGTGAATCTATTGAAGAACTAGTCGTTGCAAGAGAACAAGAGATGGATGCCAAGTTTTTAGCATTGCAGTCTCAAATGAACCCTCATTTTTTATACAATAACTTAGCAAACATCAATGTGATGGCGGAGGAAGGAATGAACGACAAAATTATTCGACTTTCTGAAAATATGTCGTTTATGCTTCGTTATATCTCGCAAATGAACAGAAAAGGAGTAAAGCTAAAGGAGGAAATTGATTATACAGTACGCTATTTGGAATGTATGGATATTCGTTATGAAGAAAATCTATCTTATTCTATTCATATCCCTGAGGGAATGAAAGAAGTAAGTGTACCAATGTTATTGGTCCAACCATTAGTAGAAAATTCTATCAAGCATGGTCTTAACATTGACCCACCATGGCATATTAGCATTGAGGGGAAATGTGATTCCGATATTTGGAGAGTAACAGTAACTGATAACGGACCAGGCTTTGAACCTTCCGTAATAAAACAACTCCAAGAACTATGTAATAAGCTTGATGAAAAAGTAGATATACCGGATCTCCATATTGATGGTATGGGAATTAAAAATATAATAATCCGGCTAAAACTTATGTACGGGGAGGATGCCTACATAAACATTGAAAACCACAATTGTCGTGGCGCCTCTATTACGATAGGTGGAAAATATAAGGAGTGA
- a CDS encoding response regulator transcription factor, with translation MGSKQLFKAIIVEDEALIRRNLVRKINKWNTNFTVVGEAMNGQEALKLIEEEIPQIVITDIRMPIMDGLQLAQNIYFAFPTVKIIILSGHDEFEYARKAINYRVEDYLLKPINDEKFSSLLARIEIDLNKDLDSLAHAATSMVDKASQKEIVEIIKLFIKENYCNDLTLNDIATHLNFSVDYLGKLFKKHTGMSPIKYITNLRMNEAKRLLATNLDMDIQTVGRLVGYKDPHYFSRAFKNNTGFYPTEFQKQEVKK, from the coding sequence ATGGGAAGTAAACAACTCTTTAAGGCAATTATAGTTGAAGATGAGGCATTGATACGAAGAAATCTAGTGAGGAAAATTAATAAATGGAATACCAATTTCACCGTTGTCGGAGAAGCAATGAACGGACAAGAGGCACTAAAATTAATAGAGGAAGAAATACCTCAAATCGTAATTACAGATATTCGAATGCCGATTATGGATGGTCTACAACTAGCTCAAAATATTTACTTTGCCTTTCCCACTGTCAAAATCATTATCTTAAGTGGCCATGACGAATTTGAGTATGCGAGAAAAGCTATTAACTATCGAGTAGAGGATTACCTGTTGAAACCAATCAATGACGAAAAATTCTCAAGCCTCCTCGCTCGAATTGAAATTGACCTTAACAAAGATCTTGACTCGTTGGCTCATGCAGCAACCTCCATGGTCGACAAAGCATCTCAAAAAGAAATAGTAGAAATAATTAAGCTATTTATCAAGGAGAACTATTGTAATGATCTTACTTTAAACGATATTGCCACTCATCTAAATTTTTCTGTGGATTATCTGGGTAAATTATTCAAAAAACACACAGGTATGTCCCCTATTAAATACATTACCAACTTAAGAATGAACGAAGCAAAAAGGTTATTAGCCACAAACTTAGATATGGATATCCAAACAGTCGGTAGGTTAGTCGGGTATAAAGACCCTCATTATTTTAGTAGAGCTTTTAAGAATAACACCGGGTTTTATCCGACTGAGTTTCAGAAGCAAGAGGTAAAAAAGTAG
- a CDS encoding metal-sensitive transcriptional regulator — translation MKYDAQVKNRMKRIEGQVKGLLKMMEEEKDCRDVVTQMSAVRNAMDRTAALIVSMNLERCIREEQMNGQSSEELIKEAVNLLVKSR, via the coding sequence ATGAAATACGATGCCCAAGTGAAAAATAGAATGAAACGGATTGAAGGACAAGTTAAGGGTTTACTTAAAATGATGGAAGAAGAAAAGGATTGCAGAGATGTCGTGACGCAAATGTCAGCAGTTAGAAACGCGATGGACCGAACAGCAGCACTCATTGTAAGCATGAACCTAGAACGTTGTATTCGTGAGGAACAAATGAATGGTCAGAGCTCGGAGGAACTGATCAAAGAGGCGGTTAATTTACTTGTGAAGAGCCGCTAA
- a CDS encoding sulfite exporter TauE/SafE family protein, translated as MDIGFMITIFLIGFIGSYLSGMLGIGGSIIKYPMLLYIPPMFGLAAFSAHEVSGISAIQVLFATIGGVWAYRKGGYLNKTLITYMGISILIGSFVGGYGSKFLPESGINVTYGLLALIAAILMFVPKKGLDDIPLEKVSFNKWLAAFFALIIGVGAGIVGAAGAFLLVPIMLVIMRIPTRMTIASSLAITFISSIGSTIGKITTGQIDYYPAFIMIVASLLASPLGAITGKKVNTKILQVILAILISGTAIKIWLDILL; from the coding sequence ATGGATATTGGTTTTATGATTACAATTTTTTTAATTGGTTTTATTGGGTCTTACCTATCAGGAATGTTAGGAATTGGGGGTTCTATTATTAAGTATCCCATGCTGCTCTACATTCCTCCGATGTTTGGTCTGGCTGCATTTTCAGCTCATGAAGTTTCTGGAATTAGCGCGATTCAAGTGCTTTTTGCGACGATTGGAGGAGTATGGGCCTATCGGAAAGGAGGTTACCTTAATAAAACACTTATTACCTATATGGGTATTAGTATTCTTATAGGAAGTTTTGTCGGTGGTTACGGCTCCAAGTTCCTACCCGAATCGGGGATTAATGTTACGTACGGTTTGTTGGCATTAATTGCTGCGATTCTGATGTTTGTGCCTAAAAAGGGTCTTGATGATATACCGTTGGAAAAGGTTAGCTTTAACAAATGGTTAGCGGCTTTCTTTGCTTTAATCATTGGTGTTGGCGCTGGGATTGTTGGGGCAGCGGGTGCTTTTCTATTGGTACCAATTATGCTTGTGATTATGAGAATTCCAACTAGGATGACCATCGCATCTTCACTTGCTATCACATTTATTTCATCCATTGGCTCCACGATTGGGAAGATAACAACTGGACAAATAGATTATTATCCAGCTTTCATTATGATTGTTGCTAGTTTATTAGCGTCTCCGTTAGGGGCTATTACAGGTAAAAAAGTAAATACAAAAATTCTTCAAGTTATATTGGCTATCTTAATATCTGGGACTGCCATAAAAATCTGGTTGGATATTCTTTTATAG
- a CDS encoding sulfurtransferase TusA family protein, with amino-acid sequence MEVTKVLDAKGLACPMPIVKTKKAINELESGQILEVHATDRGAKSDLTAWAKSGGHELVKDAENDEVFTFWIKKG; translated from the coding sequence ATGGAAGTAACAAAAGTATTAGATGCAAAAGGATTAGCTTGTCCTATGCCCATTGTGAAAACGAAAAAAGCGATAAATGAATTGGAATCAGGTCAAATATTGGAAGTGCATGCGACAGATAGAGGTGCTAAAAGTGACCTCACAGCATGGGCGAAATCAGGTGGCCATGAATTAGTAAAAGATGCCGAAAACGATGAAGTTTTTACATTTTGGATTAAAAAAGGCTAA
- a CDS encoding MBL fold metallo-hydrolase, translating into MTVKMMTAKDVTQKVIQNEELFILDVRNEDAFADWKIEGNKFDHLNVPYFELLDGAEEIIKQIPANKETLVVCAKEGSSVMVAEMLSEQGLTVSYLQGGMKAWSEHLEPVKIGDLKDGGEVYQFVRIGKGCLSYMVLSEGEAAIIDATRMVEVFLEFAKSKGANITHVLDTHLHADHISGGRKIAEKTNAHYWLPPKDAKEVTFAYEALVDGHTITIGKTSIDIQAIYSPGHTIGSTSFIVDEKYLLSGDILFVDSIGRPDLAGKAEDWVVDLRESLYSRYKQLSEELIVLPAHFMNVEELNEDGSVAEKLGTLFKHNHGLNIQDEQEFRRLVTENLPPQPNAYQEIRDTNMGKMSPDEEKQREMEIGPNRCAIR; encoded by the coding sequence ATGACTGTGAAGATGATGACAGCTAAGGACGTTACACAAAAAGTGATTCAGAATGAGGAGTTATTTATTTTAGACGTTCGTAATGAAGATGCGTTTGCGGATTGGAAAATAGAAGGGAATAAGTTTGATCATTTAAATGTTCCTTACTTTGAACTTTTAGACGGTGCAGAAGAAATAATTAAACAAATACCAGCTAATAAAGAGACTTTAGTTGTTTGTGCAAAAGAGGGTTCTTCTGTCATGGTTGCGGAAATGTTATCTGAGCAAGGGTTAACAGTTTCCTATTTACAAGGTGGAATGAAAGCGTGGAGTGAACATCTAGAACCAGTAAAAATTGGAGATCTGAAAGATGGTGGAGAAGTTTATCAGTTTGTGAGAATAGGAAAAGGATGTCTTTCCTACATGGTCTTGTCAGAAGGTGAGGCCGCCATTATCGACGCCACACGTATGGTAGAGGTGTTTCTAGAATTTGCGAAAAGTAAGGGGGCTAACATAACTCATGTGTTAGATACCCATTTACATGCCGACCATATTTCAGGTGGAAGAAAAATTGCGGAGAAAACCAATGCGCATTATTGGCTACCTCCAAAAGATGCTAAGGAAGTAACCTTTGCGTATGAGGCGTTGGTGGATGGTCATACAATCACGATTGGGAAAACATCGATTGATATTCAGGCAATTTATTCACCGGGCCATACTATTGGGTCCACATCTTTTATCGTAGATGAAAAGTATCTGCTATCAGGAGATATCTTGTTCGTAGACTCTATTGGGAGACCAGATTTAGCTGGTAAAGCAGAGGACTGGGTAGTTGATCTAAGAGAAAGCCTATACAGTCGTTATAAACAATTGTCAGAAGAACTAATTGTGTTACCTGCACATTTTATGAACGTGGAAGAACTAAATGAAGATGGAAGTGTTGCTGAGAAGTTAGGGACACTTTTTAAACATAATCACGGTTTGAATATCCAAGATGAACAAGAGTTTAGAAGACTTGTGACGGAAAACCTACCGCCACAGCCAAATGCATACCAAGAAATTCGAGATACGAACATGGGGAAAATGAGTCCGGATGAAGAGAAACAGCGTGAGATGGAAATCGGACCGAATCGTTGTGCGATTCGATAA
- a CDS encoding sulfurtransferase TusA family protein — MEQLKANLILDAKGLACPMPIVKTKKAMKDLEAGRVMEVQATDVGSRADLKAWAQSAGHHYLGTIEDGNILRHFLRKSSTDDAVERNHPNVATNEELLKKMEGGENITILDVRETAEYAFEHIAEAICIPFEELEDRLSELDKERSIYVVCRTGNRSDLAAQQLEKQGFLNVVNVVPGMSGWTGKTTGLAE, encoded by the coding sequence ATGGAGCAATTAAAAGCAAATCTCATCTTAGATGCGAAAGGTTTAGCATGTCCTATGCCAATTGTAAAAACGAAAAAGGCAATGAAAGACTTAGAAGCTGGGAGAGTCATGGAAGTTCAGGCAACAGATGTAGGATCACGTGCAGATTTGAAGGCATGGGCTCAAAGTGCCGGACACCATTATTTAGGTACCATTGAGGATGGTAACATTTTAAGGCATTTTCTAAGAAAGTCCTCAACTGATGATGCAGTAGAGCGGAATCATCCGAATGTAGCAACCAATGAGGAACTTTTGAAAAAGATGGAAGGAGGGGAGAACATCACAATTTTAGATGTGAGAGAAACTGCTGAATATGCGTTTGAACATATTGCTGAAGCTATCTGCATTCCTTTTGAAGAATTGGAAGATCGCCTCTCTGAACTAGATAAAGAACGTTCTATCTATGTGGTTTGTAGAACCGGAAATAGAAGTGACTTAGCTGCTCAACAATTAGAAAAACAAGGATTTTTAAATGTGGTGAATGTTGTACCAGGAATGAGTGGTTGGACAGGAAAAACGACAGGACTAGCAGAGTAA
- a CDS encoding rhodanese-like domain-containing protein: protein MKQLEAKEVQDLVEGHKAQDIIDVREVDEVATGKIPGAIHIPLGLLEYRMHELDKSKEYIMVCRSGGRSGRAAQLLESHGYNVINMDGGMLAWEGKIE, encoded by the coding sequence ATGAAACAATTAGAAGCGAAGGAAGTTCAAGATTTAGTTGAGGGACACAAAGCTCAAGATATTATTGATGTCCGAGAAGTTGATGAAGTCGCAACAGGAAAAATACCAGGAGCTATTCATATTCCATTGGGTTTACTTGAATATCGTATGCACGAGTTAGATAAATCCAAAGAATATATCATGGTTTGTCGGTCTGGTGGAAGAAGTGGTCGCGCTGCACAGCTTTTAGAGAGTCATGGGTATAATGTTATCAACATGGATGGCGGTATGCTCGCTTGGGAAGGAAAAATAGAATAA
- a CDS encoding DsrE/DsrF/DrsH-like family protein, which produces MSEKKKTTIVLFSGDYDKAMAAYIIANGAAAYDHEVTIFHTFWGLNALRKEEGIDVKKGFLERMFGKMMPKGADKMGLSKMNFAGLGPKMIKNVIKKHNAMSLPSLIEMAKEQEIKLVACTMTMDLLGLQKEELMDGIDYAGVAAYLGDAEEGNVNLFI; this is translated from the coding sequence ATGTCAGAAAAGAAAAAAACAACGATTGTATTATTTAGTGGAGATTATGATAAAGCAATGGCTGCGTATATTATCGCAAATGGGGCGGCTGCTTACGATCATGAGGTAACGATTTTTCATACCTTCTGGGGATTAAATGCATTAAGGAAAGAGGAGGGTATTGATGTTAAGAAAGGCTTTTTAGAAAGAATGTTTGGCAAAATGATGCCAAAAGGAGCCGATAAAATGGGGCTTTCAAAAATGAACTTTGCTGGACTTGGGCCTAAAATGATTAAAAATGTGATAAAAAAGCATAATGCGATGAGCCTACCAAGCTTAATCGAAATGGCAAAGGAACAAGAAATTAAACTAGTGGCCTGTACAATGACGATGGATTTATTAGGACTACAAAAGGAAGAATTAATGGATGGTATAGATTATGCCGGAGTTGCTGCTTACCTAGGAGATGCAGAAGAAGGCAATGTTAACTTGTTTATTTAA
- a CDS encoding DUF3888 domain-containing protein gives MGGTYEITLKVLPYYRAHITYGEDIIVVSEDGKLLDYEHVKTYPRVDFRQ, from the coding sequence GTGGGCGGTACGTACGAAATTACGTTGAAAGTCCTTCCTTACTATAGAGCACATATCACTTATGGTGAAGATATCATAGTTGTAAGTGAAGATGGGAAGCTATTAGATTATGAACATGTAAAAACTTATCCTAGGGTTGATTTTCGCCAATAA
- a CDS encoding DUF5694 domain-containing protein, which yields MQKKNEVILLGTFHFEQDEEIVKQKEDEIIELVEYLSIFKPTKIALEWERDEQNALNKLYKESTEKASVDEIQQIGFRLAKKLLHEDVYAINWTGEITQEEMTRLINVVKNGYPELWTALKGEHDPELKLHNNVMDAFKALNHKDIVDMNERLYLSLASVDAKGEAIGLSFINKWMKRELQIFNNILEVSEDSDERVLVVIGSDHLWLLRKWFEGHGWKVQPPF from the coding sequence TTGCAAAAAAAGAATGAGGTAATCCTTTTGGGCACTTTTCATTTTGAACAGGATGAAGAGATAGTTAAACAAAAGGAAGACGAAATAATCGAATTAGTAGAATATCTTTCAATTTTTAAACCAACGAAAATAGCTCTAGAATGGGAAAGAGACGAACAGAATGCACTGAACAAACTTTATAAAGAATCCACTGAAAAGGCTTCTGTTGACGAAATTCAGCAGATAGGATTTCGTTTAGCAAAAAAACTATTGCATGAGGATGTATATGCCATCAATTGGACCGGCGAGATCACACAAGAAGAAATGACCCGACTTATTAATGTGGTTAAAAATGGTTACCCAGAGTTATGGACAGCTTTAAAAGGTGAACATGACCCTGAGCTCAAACTTCACAATAATGTGATGGATGCCTTTAAAGCATTAAATCATAAGGATATAGTTGACATGAACGAGCGGTTATACCTTTCCCTAGCTTCAGTAGATGCTAAAGGTGAAGCAATCGGGCTTTCTTTTATAAATAAGTGGATGAAACGAGAACTTCAGATTTTTAATAATATACTTGAGGTCTCCGAGGATAGTGATGAACGGGTTCTTGTTGTAATAGGTAGCGATCATTTATGGTTACTTAGAAAGTGGTTTGAAGGGCATGGCTGGAAAGTTCAACCACCTTTCTAA
- a CDS encoding NUDIX hydrolase has product MKRINVVYSLIFDEEQDKVLMVQNIKYDNWSLPGGSVEAGETLEQAAIREAREETGLQVELDDIVSVNEAFMKKHDNHVLFITFKARIVSGEIFIQDTETISDVQWMSLEEADTWMPYHTKGVRYLLDKAVPYTYEGVVK; this is encoded by the coding sequence ATGAAAAGAATAAATGTCGTATATTCTCTTATATTTGATGAAGAACAAGACAAAGTACTAATGGTTCAAAATATAAAGTATGATAATTGGTCCCTACCTGGTGGATCGGTTGAGGCTGGTGAAACACTGGAACAAGCTGCGATTCGAGAAGCGAGAGAGGAAACAGGATTACAGGTAGAGTTGGACGACATTGTATCCGTAAATGAAGCCTTCATGAAAAAACATGATAACCATGTCCTCTTTATAACATTCAAAGCAAGGATAGTAAGCGGTGAAATTTTTATACAAGATACGGAAACAATCTCAGACGTGCAGTGGATGAGTCTGGAAGAAGCGGATACTTGGATGCCTTATCATACAAAAGGTGTTCGATATTTGTTAGATAAAGCTGTTCCTTATACATATGAAGGAGTTGTTAAGTAA
- a CDS encoding DUF4269 domain-containing protein, giving the protein MKCLSFPTKLSVFLFQRDSSESNDKTRKANYKTNDASRLSLDVVIRKIPVIKANFFFQDFEWELFGQPLPVKQKNAYLHMVIEYTIMRRDPSIKAGILDLKRKGHKTESAFCKVLEIPGDPYDALIEYGKVEGII; this is encoded by the coding sequence GTGAAATGCTTGTCTTTTCCGACCAAATTGTCGGTGTTTCTATTTCAAAGGGATAGTAGTGAATCGAATGATAAGACAAGAAAAGCTAATTATAAGACCAATGACGCATCAAGATTATCCCTGGATGTAGTGATTAGAAAAATTCCAGTTATAAAAGCTAATTTTTTCTTTCAAGATTTTGAATGGGAGTTATTTGGACAGCCCCTCCCCGTTAAACAAAAAAATGCTTATTTACATATGGTGATTGAGTACACGATCATGCGGCGAGACCCTAGCATTAAAGCTGGAATTTTGGATTTAAAAAGAAAAGGCCATAAGACAGAGTCTGCTTTTTGCAAGGTACTTGAAATTCCAGGTGATCCCTACGATGCCCTTATCGAATATGGAAAGGTAGAAGGAATAATTTGA
- a CDS encoding YdcF family protein, giving the protein MTNPFDCITEFIFVEHEPVFSDVILIPGSDHQEMMIKAADLFHKGFAPYMLPSGGTNPHMNTTEWDFLRKIAVERGVPEACILKEDKAQHTIENAHFSLDVLRKKEIRPSKAIIVCKAGHARRALLSYQAEFPRETEFVVCPVVDKFGITKENWFLSDIGISRVMSEVEKIGQYFSDRISNWVE; this is encoded by the coding sequence GTGACAAATCCATTTGATTGTATTACCGAGTTTATATTTGTTGAGCATGAACCTGTCTTTTCAGATGTAATCCTAATCCCAGGTTCTGATCATCAAGAAATGATGATCAAAGCAGCCGATCTCTTTCACAAAGGATTTGCTCCGTATATGCTACCTTCAGGTGGAACTAACCCACATATGAACACAACGGAGTGGGACTTTTTGCGGAAAATTGCTGTAGAGAGAGGGGTGCCTGAAGCGTGTATCTTAAAGGAAGATAAGGCCCAACATACCATTGAAAATGCCCATTTTTCTCTCGATGTTTTGAGAAAGAAGGAAATTCGTCCTTCCAAAGCGATCATTGTGTGTAAAGCTGGGCATGCTCGGCGAGCTCTTTTATCTTATCAGGCTGAGTTTCCGAGGGAAACAGAGTTTGTTGTCTGCCCTGTAGTAGACAAATTTGGAATAACCAAGGAAAACTGGTTCTTATCTGACATTGGAATTAGTCGGGTTATGTCAGAGGTGGAGAAAATCGGGCAATATTTTAGTGACCGTATTTCGAATTGGGTTGAGTAA
- a CDS encoding GNAT family N-acetyltransferase, which yields MNNLLLFRTIDMKRDREKVIKYRKDSFRVSFGNLSGFGDEIEYLQWLEEKISLYPDGFVIAEMDNNPIGQLELSIREWNGKKIGYVHLYYLAPKYRGKGIGKELHRYARTFFESNRLMEYHLRVSPTNKRALRFYREIGLEEIGAELDGKVIRMKGII from the coding sequence GTGAATAATTTGCTTTTATTTCGGACGATAGATATGAAGAGGGATCGAGAAAAGGTCATAAAGTACCGTAAAGACTCATTCAGGGTGAGTTTTGGTAACTTATCTGGTTTTGGAGATGAGATAGAATATCTCCAATGGTTGGAGGAAAAAATTTCTTTGTATCCTGATGGTTTCGTTATAGCTGAAATGGATAACAACCCAATTGGTCAATTGGAATTGTCCATCCGTGAATGGAATGGAAAAAAGATCGGTTACGTACATCTTTACTATTTAGCTCCTAAGTATCGAGGAAAAGGGATTGGGAAAGAGTTACATCGTTACGCTAGAACATTTTTTGAGAGTAATAGATTGATGGAATACCATTTAAGAGTTTCCCCAACAAATAAAAGAGCATTACGGTTTTATCGTGAAATTGGATTGGAAGAAATAGGGGCGGAGCTTGATGGGAAGGTAATTAGGATGAAGGGCATAATCTGA
- a CDS encoding alpha/beta fold hydrolase yields the protein MRAAHIKKGYIQYGNYKTYYEFHIPKENPHQKSPLILLAGGPGLSFLTLQPLLDLGQNRPVLVYDQIGSGRSTRSEHFANLSIDDFILQFEELVSYFHIDKYHLLGHSWGATLALEISLRNPQQVESLIFHSGIVNWNRVRELRPRFEEMYFTPELKDFKEKLEKGTTVSKQEYNEATELYNNLFFCRVGYPTYLQEAFLEKDQRTNDLIWQENDEISKYDRTKDLPNIQCKTLIISGKYDGMSIGQSEILKKGTRDSTHVEFSNSSHYAHIEEQSRFLKEVQHFLDSVDQ from the coding sequence ATGCGAGCGGCCCACATAAAAAAAGGCTATATCCAGTATGGTAACTATAAAACCTACTATGAATTTCATATACCTAAAGAAAATCCTCATCAAAAATCCCCCTTAATTTTATTAGCAGGTGGCCCCGGCCTGTCCTTTCTTACGTTACAACCCCTGTTAGATCTAGGGCAAAACCGTCCAGTTCTAGTATATGATCAGATTGGAAGCGGTCGATCTACTAGATCTGAACATTTTGCTAATCTTTCAATTGATGACTTTATCCTCCAATTTGAGGAGCTAGTTTCCTATTTTCATATAGATAAATATCACTTACTAGGACATTCGTGGGGAGCTACCTTGGCGTTAGAAATATCCTTACGTAATCCGCAACAAGTTGAAAGTTTGATTTTTCATAGTGGGATTGTCAATTGGAATAGAGTTAGGGAACTTCGCCCGAGGTTTGAGGAAATGTATTTTACACCTGAACTAAAGGATTTTAAAGAGAAATTGGAGAAAGGAACGACTGTATCAAAACAGGAATATAATGAGGCAACGGAACTCTACAATAATCTATTTTTTTGTAGAGTGGGCTACCCAACATATCTCCAAGAAGCATTCCTCGAAAAAGATCAAAGAACGAACGATTTAATTTGGCAAGAGAACGATGAAATCTCGAAGTATGATCGTACAAAGGATCTTCCAAACATTCAATGTAAGACCTTAATCATCTCTGGAAAATATGATGGAATGTCCATCGGTCAATCTGAAATATTAAAAAAGGGCACAAGAGATAGTACACATGTGGAGTTTAGTAACTCTTCTCATTATGCTCATATTGAAGAGCAAAGTAGATTTTTAAAGGAAGTTCAGCATTTCCTAGATTCGGTAGATCAATAA